The sequence TCAAGAAAATTGGTGCTGCAACTGCCCTTGAAATGAGAGCAACCGGAATTCCTTACACTTTTGCTCCTTGCATTGCGGTAACAAGCGTAGTTCCAATATGTTTTAGCTAAAATTACTTTTGAACTTGCATAATTTTTCTGGTCTATGTATAAAATTGCAATGGTTTACTACTTGTAGGTATGCAGAGATCCAAGATGGGGCAGGTGCTATGAGAGCTATAGTGAAGATCCTAAGATTGTTCAAGAAATGACTGAAATTATACCGGGACTTCAAGGAGATATACCGGCTAACTCTCGGAAGGGTGTTCCATATGTTGCTGAAAAGTAAGTGCCGGATCGTCTACTGTATTATATAGTTTCATTTGATAAGTTTTTCTACTATCGAAGCAACTTTGTACTTGGGTATAGAACAAAGGTCGCAGCATGTGCCAAACACTATGTTGGTGATGGTGGAACAACTAAGGGCATAAATGGTAACAATACGGAGATTAGCAAACATggaatgcttagcatacatatGCCGCCGTATTATGATTCAGTTATTAAGGGAGTAGCAACTATCATGGTTTCCTACTCGAGTTTGAATGGGGTAAAGATGCATGCTAACCGTGATCTTATCACAGGATTTCTTAAGAACACCCTAAACTTCAGAGTATGTATGAATGTGTTCTTCAAGAAAGATTCAATAaggatttttttggtttttgtattttttgttttgatttcaaGAAAGCAAATTTCAGGGATTTGTGATATCTGATTATATGGGTATTGACCAAATTACTTCTCCACCCCATGCAAATTATACATATTCGATTCTTGAAGGAGTTGGTGCTGGAATTGACATGGTTGGTTGagcttatttatttattttgaataatttcatATAATCTATCTTCCCTATTCTCGATTTTTTTTGGTGGCATCATTTACAGGTTATGGGTCCATTTAATTATACAGAATTCATTGATGGAGTAAAATGTTTggttaaaaataactttattcCCATCACTCGAATCGATGATGCTGTGAAACGGATTTTAAGGGTAAAGTTTACGATGGGTTTGTTCGAAAACCCACTGGCCGATTATAGCATGGCCAAGTACTTGGGAAGCCAGGTTGGTTCAAAATTTATTATAGCCGGATTCTGAACAACAAGCACATTTTGTTCTTATGTCTGTAGCTTTTTAATACAAGGATAATAACTCGAATACATTTGTTATGGCCTAACTTCAATAGAAGCATAGAGAACTAGCGAGAGAAGCGGTGAGGAAATCTCTTGTGCTGCTAAAGAATGGTGAATCTGCAAGCAAGCCTTTAATGCCAATGCCTAGAAAGGCATCAAAGATACTTGTTGCAGGAACTCATGCCAACAATCTCGGTTACCAGTGCGGCGGTTGGACTATTAAATGGCAAGGAAAAAGTGGCAACCTAACAACTGGTAAGTCCGGAATTCAACTTTAGTCTAC comes from Primulina huaijiensis isolate GDHJ02 chromosome 17, ASM1229523v2, whole genome shotgun sequence and encodes:
- the LOC140963108 gene encoding uncharacterized protein, whose product is MGKGSVFLILLLVFYCLEPIVDAEYKLYTDPKRPLNRRIKDLMTRMTLEEKIGQMVQIERTVASAKVMKNYFIGSVLSGGGSAPAPRASPERWVDMVNEFQKGSLLTRLKIPMIYGIDAIHGHNTAYKATIFPHNVGLGATRDPELVKKIGAATALEMRATGIPYTFAPCIAVCRDPRWGRCYESYSEDPKIVQEMTEIIPGLQGDIPANSRKGVPYVAEKTKVAACAKHYVGDGGTTKGINGNNTEISKHGMLSIHMPPYYDSVIKGVATIMVSYSSLNGVKMHANRDLITGFLKNTLNFRGFVISDYMGIDQITSPPHANYTYSILEGVGAGIDMVMGPFNYTEFIDGVKCLVKNNFIPITRIDDAVKRILRVKFTMGLFENPLADYSMAKYLGSQKHRELAREAVRKSLVLLKNGESASKPLMPMPRKASKILVAGTHANNLGYQCGGWTIKWQGKSGNLTTGTTILTAIKNTIDPDTKIIFKEEPHTGYIRRHKFSYAIVVVGELPYSEVVGDSFNLTLPEPGPRTIKKVCAATKCVVILITGRPVVIQPYLDQIDALVAAWIPGTEGQGVADVLYGDYGFTGKLPRTWFKTVDQLPMNVGDERYDPLFPFGFGLVTEPIKVK